A stretch of the Uranotaenia lowii strain MFRU-FL chromosome 3, ASM2978415v1, whole genome shotgun sequence genome encodes the following:
- the LOC129754325 gene encoding mitochondrial inner membrane protein OXA1L: MLSRACHLAARNAIGRNLSVKPEFAVSLAVTANRNYHIASCVNRPQLGRQISNHVPVGRIQNKFINPLAASVLVRNISTNEPETSLLETIPEPPPIPAAPEVADLVASAEPTFASLGLGGWSPVGIVQNCMEYLHIGLDLPWWGCIAIGTVCVRMILFPLVIAAQRNAAKMNNNMPQMQHLQMKMTEARQAGNAIDSARYAQEMVAFMKEKDLNPLKSMFVPLAQAPIFISFFIGLRQMANTPVESLHTGGLFWFTDLTLCDQFYALPIITSITMFLTIELGTDSARMSAQNMQTVKYVLRAMPLFIFPFTLSFPGAILCYWVCSNFFSLMQVGFLRIPAVRDYFKIDKLVVHKPETLPIKKKKFTEGIKDSWTNMKISRELEERARIDEINFQKAGRGPMVKTYKFDPTAQRPTPAAPGSTINAKKR; encoded by the exons atgctcTCCCGAGCGTGTCACTTGGCGGCCAGGAACGCTATAGGCAGGAATTTAAGCGTAAAACCG gaGTTCGCGGTGTCTTTAGCTGTTACCGCAAACAGGAATTATCACATCGCCTCGTGCGTTAACCGGCCGCAATTGGGAAGACAGATTTCGAACCATGTCCCCGTTGGACGAATTCAGAATAAGTTCATCAATCCTCTTGCGGCCTCTGTTCTGGTGCGTAACATCAGTACCAATGAACCAGAGACCAGCTTGCTGGAAACGATTCCTGAGCCGCCACCTATTCCAGCAGCACCTGAAGTGGCAGATCTAGTGGCTAGTGCTGAGCCGACCTTTGCATCTTTGGGTCTTGGAGGATGGAGCCCTGTCGGAATTGTGCAAAACTGTATGGAATACCTACACATCGGATTGGATTTGCCCTGGTGGGGCTGTATTGCTATTGGAACGGTTTGCGTGCGGATGATTTTGTTCCCGTTGGTGATAGCAGCACAGCGAAATGCCGCAAAAATGAACAACAATATGCCTCAGATGCAACATCTACAGATGAAAATGACTGAAGCCCGGCAGGCCGGGAATGCAATTGATTCGGCTCGTTATGCCCAGGAAATGGTGGCCTTCATGAAGGAGAAAGACCTTAACCCACTGAAGAGTATGTTTGTACCTCTGGCTCAAGCCCCCATCTTTATTTCGTTTTTCATCGGTCTTCGACAAATGGCAAATACACCGGTGGAATCGCTACACACTGgaggtttgttttggttcaccgATCTAACGTTGTGCGACCAATTTTATGCCCTACCTATCATCACCAGTATAACTATGTTCCTTACCATTGAACTGGGAACTGATTCGGCCCGAATGTCTGCCCAAAACATGCAAACCGTTAAGTACGTACTGCGGGCAATGCCTCTGTTCATTTTCCCGTTCACCTTAAGCTTCCCGGGTGCCATTCTGTGCTACTGGGTGTGCAGCAACTTCTTCTCGCTGATGCAGGTTGGTTTCCTGCGGATTCCCGCCGTACGAGATTACTTTAAAATCGACAAACTGGTTGTACATAAACCGGAAACGCTACCCATCAAGAAAAAGAAGTTCACCGAAGGAATCAAGGATT CTTGGACGAATATGAAGATCAGCCGTGAGTTGGAAGAGCGGGCCCGAATCGACGAAATCAACTTCCAAAAAGCTGGACGAGGCCCGATGGTCAAGACCTACAAATTCGACCCAACGGCTCAGCGACCAACGCCGGCCGCTCCCGGTAGTACTATCAACGCCAAAAAGCGATAG
- the LOC129754326 gene encoding MIP18 family protein galla-2 yields the protein MSELENINPNVYKKCEDRKVSQDDENDDVPDLFDEREIFDIIRNINDPEHPLTLEELHVLEQSLITVDNEKNDIKVLFTPTIPHCSMATLIGLSIRVKLLRALPPRFKVSVEINPGTHASEHAVNKQLADKERVAAALENTHLIEVINQCIAVPMK from the exons ATGAGTGAGCTGGAAAACATAAATCCCAATGTATACAAAAAGTGCGAAGATCGCAAGGTTAGCCAAGatgacgaaaatgatgatgTTCCGGATCTCTTCGATGAGCGGGAAATTTTCG ACATCATCCGCAACATAAACGACCCGGAACATCCTCTGACCCTTGAGGAGCTGCACGTTCTTGAACAGAGCCTCATAACGGTAGACAACGAAAAGAATGACATCAAGGTGCTCTTCACCCCTACGATCCCCCACTGCAGCATGGCCACGCTGATTGGACTCTCGATAAGGGTGAAGCTGCTACGTGCCCTCCCACCTCGCTTCAAGGTTTCGGTGGAAATTAACCCGGGTACACACGCATCGGAACATGCAGTCAACAAGCAGCTCGCGGATAAGGAAAGGGTAGCAGCAGCCCTCGAGAACACCCACCTTATAGAAGTCATTAACCAGTGCATTGCAGTACCAATGAAATAA
- the LOC129757644 gene encoding eclosion hormone-like, translated as MHPSKINALVVAAVFCIIVSIGDVNCGPAMDIFGGYEMASICMTNCAQCKRMYGTFFDGQVCAESCLEFKGKIIPDCEDLGSIAAFLNHAEMKKYA; from the exons ATGCATCCTTCCAAGATAAACGCTCTGGTAGTTGCAGCTGTTTTCTGCATTATAGTTTCGATTGGTGACGTGAATTGTGGCCCAGCCATGG aTATCTTCGGTGGCTACGAGATGGCGTCGATCTGTATGACCAACTGTGCCCAGTGCAAGCGGATGTATGGGACCTTCTTCGATGGGCAGGTGTGTGCCGAATCGTGTCTCGAATTCAAGGGTAAAATCATACCGGACTGTGAGGACCTCGGCTCGATTGCTGCCTTCCTGAACCACGCGGAGATGAAAAAGTATGCTTGA
- the LOC129755066 gene encoding sugar transporter SWEET1-like yields the protein METLAVALEPYKDTVGLTAASITVLQFFSGFLVINDIRKKGTTEGFPVGPFLGGAVFSILNIQFGQMLRDDAMIKVNFIGLALNVIYVCAFYLYTVGGSAKGKVWAQTGLAGAVTVGILSYVQYEDPKLVEFRFGIILTVILLLLVGMPLLGLGQVITTQCTAGLPFPIIVSGAIVSLSWLLYGVILRSDFLVMQQSLALAICLVQLSLFAIYPSQPPKRSTKPTKKTN from the exons ATGGAAACCTTGGCCGTGGCCCTCGAACCGTACAAGGACACCGTCGGACTGACGGCGGCCTCAATTACGGTGCTTCAGTTCTTCAGCGGATTCCTGGTGATCAATGACATCCGGAAGAAGGGCACCACCGAGGGCTTTCCGGTGGGCCCATTCCTGGGGGGTGCCGTTTTTTCCATCCTCAACATTCAGTTCGGTCAAATGCTCCGAGACGATGCCATGATTAAGGTCAACTTCATCGGACTGGCGCTGAATGTGATCTATGTGTGTGCTTTCTATCTGTATACGGTTGGGGGCTCGGCCAAGGGGAAAGTGTGGGCCCAGACGGGTTTGGCGGGGGCGGTGACGGTCGGAATTTTGTCCTACGTCCAGTACGAGGACCCCAAACTGGTCGAGTTCCGGTTTGGCATCATTTTGACGGTCATCCTGCTGCTACTGGTTGGAATGCCGCTGTTGGGGTTG GGACAAGTTATTACTACTCAATGTACGGCAGGACTGCCGTTTCCAATAATCGTGTCTGGTGCGATTGTCTCTCTGTCGTGGCTGTTGTATGGCGTTATTTTGCGAAGCGATTTTTTGGTG ATGCAACAATCCTTGGCACTCGCCATTTGTTTGGTCCAGCTTTCACTGTTTGCCATTTACCCGAGTCAGCCGCCCAAGCGAAGCACCAAGCCAACCAAGAAAACTAACTAA